From Methanocella paludicola SANAE, a single genomic window includes:
- a CDS encoding nucleotide sugar dehydrogenase gives MEGENILKQIIDSKGKISKIGVVGMGYVGIPAAVLFANSEKFEKVYGFQRNSPTSGYKIDMLNRGECPLKGEEPGLEDMLREVVNAGKFECTSDFSRISELDAVTLAIQTPFKNPKDLEPDFRALIEGLRMVGKNLSQGTLVVLESTITPGTTDGMARQILEDESGLRAGKDFALAHAPERVMVGRLLKNIQEHDRVVGGIDDVSTKRAIELYSPVLTKGKVIPMTARAAEVTKTSENTFRDLQIAAINELALYCEAMGINVYDVREGIDSLKGEGITRAILYPGAGVGGHCLTKDTYHLERGVKVTGCPVDYPEGKDSLFVLARNINDFMPRHMYNLTVRALERINKKPVQAKVAILGWAFINDSDDARNTPSEVYRDLLLKDGARVEVHDPYVLDYPNVPISHDLGSVLKGADAVAIFAGHKEYMALHAPHVKKMVGNAHTIAILDGRNVVDPDEFISKGFVYKGIGRGDKNEHPLN, from the coding sequence GTGGAAGGTGAGAACATACTCAAACAGATCATAGACTCAAAAGGCAAAATTAGCAAAATAGGTGTCGTCGGCATGGGCTACGTGGGCATCCCCGCCGCAGTCCTCTTCGCCAACTCAGAAAAATTCGAAAAGGTGTATGGCTTTCAGCGTAACTCGCCCACCTCGGGCTACAAGATCGACATGCTTAACCGCGGCGAGTGCCCGCTCAAGGGGGAGGAGCCCGGGCTCGAGGACATGCTCAGGGAAGTAGTCAACGCGGGAAAATTCGAGTGCACTTCCGATTTCTCCAGGATCTCGGAACTCGACGCCGTCACTCTCGCCATTCAGACGCCGTTCAAGAACCCGAAGGACCTGGAGCCGGACTTCCGCGCGCTGATCGAAGGGCTGCGCATGGTCGGCAAGAACCTTAGCCAGGGTACATTAGTTGTCCTGGAATCTACGATAACTCCGGGAACCACTGACGGCATGGCCCGCCAGATCCTGGAGGACGAGTCAGGCCTTCGTGCCGGTAAGGACTTTGCCCTTGCGCATGCCCCCGAACGTGTGATGGTCGGGCGCCTCCTGAAGAACATCCAGGAGCACGACCGCGTGGTGGGAGGCATCGACGATGTAAGCACGAAACGGGCCATAGAGCTCTATTCTCCAGTGCTCACTAAGGGCAAGGTCATCCCGATGACCGCAAGGGCAGCGGAAGTCACCAAGACCTCCGAGAACACCTTCAGGGATTTACAAATAGCGGCCATCAACGAGCTGGCGCTGTACTGCGAGGCCATGGGCATCAACGTCTACGACGTCCGGGAAGGCATCGACAGCCTGAAGGGCGAAGGCATCACCCGTGCGATCCTGTACCCGGGAGCGGGCGTAGGCGGGCACTGCCTGACAAAGGATACATACCACCTCGAAAGAGGCGTAAAAGTCACCGGATGTCCCGTCGACTACCCCGAAGGAAAAGACTCACTATTCGTATTAGCCAGGAACATCAACGACTTCATGCCCAGGCACATGTACAACCTCACAGTTCGGGCCCTCGAAAGGATCAACAAAAAGCCCGTACAGGCTAAAGTAGCCATCCTCGGCTGGGCGTTCATCAACGACTCCGACGATGCGAGAAACACGCCCTCCGAGGTATACAGGGACCTCCTGCTGAAAGACGGGGCCAGAGTAGAAGTCCACGACCCGTATGTGCTGGACTACCCGAACGTGCCCATCTCGCACGACCTCGGATCCGTCCTCAAGGGAGCGGACGCAGTAGCGATCTTCGCCGGCCACAAGGAATACATGGCCCTCCACGCTCCGCATGTGAAGAAGATGGTCGGCAACGCCCACACCATCGCCATCCTGGACGGCAGGAACGTCGTGGACCCGGACGAGTTCATCTCGAAAGGGTTCGTGTACAAGGGCATCGGCCGCGGAGACAAGAACGAGCACCCCCTCAATTAA
- a CDS encoding DUF354 domain-containing protein produces MNHPADYHYYKNFIRRMMDKGFEVLITATKKDVSLDLLERSGLEFIKLGSYGNTLAQKVLNLPLIDYKMYRAVVKFDPDILLGLGSIRAPHVSFALGKKSINFEDTEIASQQMVLRVPFVNTIWTPYCFKGDMGKKHVRYDGYKELAYLHPKYFTPDKSVLDDIGQKEGDPFIVLRFVSWAATHDIGEYGLKNKLAYVKELEKYGRVLITSETPLDDDLEKYRVNIPPDKLHHLLYYATLYLGEGATMATEAAILGTPSIYLSSIKEKLGYIGELRQKYGLLYSYDDQEAAMKKAIQLLRTPGIKEMWRKKRDRMLAEKIDVTAFMVWFVENYPASINMLKKDPALQYKLKC; encoded by the coding sequence ATCAACCATCCCGCGGATTACCATTACTATAAAAATTTCATCCGCCGGATGATGGATAAAGGGTTCGAGGTGCTCATCACTGCCACTAAAAAGGACGTGTCCCTCGACCTGCTCGAGCGCAGCGGCCTCGAGTTCATAAAGCTCGGAAGCTACGGGAACACGCTGGCCCAAAAAGTGCTGAACCTTCCGCTCATCGACTATAAGATGTACCGGGCCGTGGTAAAATTCGATCCGGACATCTTACTTGGTCTTGGCTCCATCCGGGCGCCGCACGTATCCTTTGCGCTCGGAAAAAAGAGCATCAACTTCGAGGACACCGAGATCGCCTCCCAGCAGATGGTCCTGCGCGTGCCCTTCGTCAACACAATCTGGACTCCCTACTGCTTTAAGGGCGACATGGGCAAAAAGCATGTGCGATACGACGGCTACAAGGAGCTGGCCTACCTGCACCCGAAATATTTTACTCCGGATAAAAGCGTGCTCGACGATATCGGGCAAAAGGAGGGCGACCCTTTTATCGTTCTTCGTTTCGTGTCCTGGGCGGCAACGCACGATATCGGCGAATACGGCCTCAAGAATAAGCTGGCGTACGTAAAGGAGCTGGAAAAATACGGCCGTGTCCTCATAACCTCCGAAACCCCGCTAGACGATGACCTCGAGAAGTACAGGGTCAACATTCCGCCCGACAAGCTCCACCACCTGCTCTACTATGCGACTCTTTACCTCGGGGAAGGCGCCACGATGGCGACCGAGGCGGCCATACTCGGCACGCCCTCTATCTACCTGTCATCCATTAAGGAAAAGCTCGGGTACATCGGGGAGCTCAGGCAGAAGTATGGGCTTCTGTACAGCTATGATGACCAGGAAGCGGCCATGAAAAAGGCCATCCAGCTCCTCAGGACGCCCGGGATCAAGGAGATGTGGAGAAAGAAGCGGGACAGGATGCTGGCCGAGAAGATCGACGTTACGGCCTTTATGGTCTGGTTCGTGGAGAACTACCCGGCGAGCATTAATATGTTAAAGAAGGACCCGGCACTTCAGTATAAATTAAAATGCTGA
- a CDS encoding roadblock/LC7 domain-containing protein, which yields MLHRILFDIVKIEGVDTAVIVGREGLVVDQCSNVKVNTDALSAMASTSVGMSMAMGVYLDIGICEQVLVELENGPVILLPVGQNEILVVVAQQGANIGRIRYDIRKNKERITAALRLAAHR from the coding sequence ATGTTACACAGGATCTTATTTGACATCGTAAAGATCGAAGGAGTCGACACTGCCGTAATAGTCGGCAGGGAGGGCCTGGTCGTCGACCAGTGTTCTAACGTTAAGGTCAATACGGATGCTTTAAGCGCCATGGCTTCGACCAGCGTTGGCATGTCGATGGCAATGGGCGTTTATCTTGATATTGGTATTTGTGAGCAAGTGCTCGTAGAACTTGAGAATGGGCCGGTCATCCTATTGCCGGTCGGCCAAAATGAGATCCTCGTGGTCGTAGCTCAACAAGGTGCCAACATTGGCCGGATAAGGTACGATATAAGAAAGAACAAGGAACGTATCACGGCCGCATTACGACTGGCAGCCCATCGGTGA
- a CDS encoding heparinase II/III domain-containing protein, whose amino-acid sequence MGKGTVYIGVMAAAVVVLALFGFVLMHPETVVDLDNNTAAVKVPFHNDTNAAHPFLLFHDIKETPGYQQSDSDPWKTWEKTVLNSANSSLATDFSSRWDGDYVSVRAVQASDLALAYQITGNKSYADGAREALLNMDLGDAPDAQKNMSQLLGYCLAYDWVQPYLSAGDDAAIRDGLAMLADKAYLGLNYNNTRRSLIKTVDYHLQWYPIVGIAGVTLSDYTDPNNLSLSSGPYEWQQAGTTDLFVNDSLHNYKKSLVSFQWDGEGNDLLGSYKMYYIDDLMWWSQIYTHYYGQNFFNVYPAARDMVMSDVLLSLPDGYSNDFVTNGNVLYTYHAAFGNLLSDSDREVMQYYLGSIDEDLLPYSRTLASLDAAGPGLLYLTYRNYSGVTALAPYRASLLSPNSAYQVLRGSWKSDSEWLGLVTYDTNTLSNRNNAHHDQLSFEYYGHGDLLLADAGENRLALDKNYGAFESSHNTVAFEDPDNAFSVSPWSNSTARGIFKGSDGGLATAANVSSIIETSWMEAVDSNVTVSKVVKDGQYASMSLSSNISYERCILFPENDYFIVIDRLEGSEPWIYRNVFRPSSLNIVPTSDENGDKVYTEEEEEVGHVVGNLTIGNNSSSWLYQPYKAEVSSGTATSSVTWSTTNPYGKDVELLIYTVPSSEVIIGKYVGRVGGYNAQNEVYSPDVIFRSEPCESLYRATVLLSKYTTEPRKIPRTLDVKGNGNAMAIDSRGYTDYVYTGKGSSSFEAFSTDSDVLFARYTDGSVGEYTMLGGKSVSYDGKPLIVSNDALEYFTLKQEEKGVTFKVKAGRSTQIRLYPAMSSVVSRLKMDGRSYKFESTGDGGLLIDISAGEHTFEI is encoded by the coding sequence ATGGGAAAGGGTACTGTCTATATTGGCGTGATGGCCGCGGCCGTCGTTGTACTGGCTCTCTTCGGCTTTGTGCTGATGCACCCGGAGACGGTCGTTGATCTCGATAATAATACGGCCGCCGTGAAGGTGCCTTTCCATAATGATACGAATGCTGCGCACCCGTTCCTTCTCTTTCACGATATCAAAGAGACCCCCGGGTATCAGCAGAGCGACAGCGACCCGTGGAAGACGTGGGAGAAGACCGTCCTTAATTCCGCGAACTCTTCGCTGGCCACCGATTTCTCCTCCCGGTGGGATGGAGATTATGTATCGGTCAGGGCTGTGCAGGCAAGCGACCTCGCCCTCGCATACCAGATCACCGGGAATAAGTCTTATGCGGACGGGGCACGGGAAGCGCTGCTGAACATGGACCTCGGCGACGCCCCGGATGCCCAGAAGAACATGTCGCAGCTTCTCGGGTACTGCCTCGCATACGACTGGGTGCAGCCGTATCTTAGCGCCGGCGACGATGCCGCCATACGGGACGGGCTGGCAATGCTCGCCGATAAAGCCTACCTGGGCCTGAACTATAATAACACGCGCCGGAGCCTCATCAAGACGGTGGACTATCACCTGCAGTGGTATCCCATCGTAGGCATCGCCGGCGTTACGCTGAGCGATTATACGGACCCGAATAACCTGTCGCTATCATCGGGGCCTTATGAGTGGCAGCAGGCGGGGACGACTGACCTCTTCGTGAACGACTCGCTGCACAACTACAAAAAATCCCTCGTAAGCTTCCAGTGGGACGGCGAGGGCAATGACCTTCTGGGCTCCTACAAGATGTACTATATCGACGACCTCATGTGGTGGTCCCAGATCTATACCCATTATTATGGCCAGAACTTTTTCAACGTTTATCCTGCCGCCCGTGACATGGTCATGAGCGACGTCCTGCTATCGCTTCCCGATGGATATAGCAATGACTTTGTCACGAACGGCAACGTGCTTTATACGTACCATGCCGCTTTCGGGAACCTGCTGAGCGACAGTGACCGGGAAGTCATGCAGTACTATCTCGGGTCGATCGACGAGGACCTGCTGCCCTATTCCCGTACGCTGGCGTCGCTCGATGCGGCCGGCCCGGGGCTCCTATATTTGACCTATCGGAATTATTCCGGCGTGACGGCCCTGGCGCCCTACAGGGCCAGCCTGTTAAGCCCGAACTCCGCGTACCAGGTACTGCGGGGCAGCTGGAAGAGCGACAGCGAATGGCTGGGCCTGGTCACGTATGATACGAACACGCTATCGAACCGGAACAACGCCCATCACGACCAGCTATCGTTCGAGTATTACGGCCACGGGGACCTCCTGCTGGCCGATGCGGGCGAGAACAGGCTGGCCCTTGATAAGAATTACGGGGCGTTCGAGTCAAGCCACAATACCGTCGCCTTCGAGGATCCCGATAACGCATTTAGCGTTTCGCCCTGGAGTAACAGCACGGCAAGGGGCATTTTCAAGGGCTCCGACGGTGGCCTGGCCACTGCCGCGAACGTCAGCAGCATCATAGAGACCTCCTGGATGGAGGCCGTGGACTCGAACGTTACTGTCTCGAAAGTCGTGAAGGACGGCCAGTATGCCAGCATGTCCCTCTCCTCGAATATCTCCTACGAGCGATGCATCCTGTTCCCCGAGAATGACTATTTCATCGTGATCGACCGGTTGGAAGGTAGCGAGCCCTGGATATACCGGAACGTGTTCCGGCCCTCCAGCCTGAACATCGTGCCCACGTCCGACGAGAACGGGGATAAGGTGTATACTGAGGAGGAGGAGGAGGTGGGCCACGTCGTAGGTAACCTGACCATCGGCAATAATTCCTCTTCATGGCTCTATCAGCCCTACAAAGCCGAGGTTTCGAGCGGTACGGCTACAAGCAGTGTTACGTGGTCGACGACTAATCCCTACGGGAAAGACGTGGAACTGCTGATATATACTGTGCCGTCTTCGGAAGTTATTATAGGGAAATATGTAGGCAGGGTCGGCGGCTATAATGCTCAAAACGAGGTGTACTCGCCCGACGTTATCTTCAGGAGCGAGCCCTGCGAGAGCCTTTATCGTGCGACCGTGCTGCTCTCGAAGTATACCACCGAGCCCCGGAAGATCCCGCGGACACTGGATGTTAAAGGGAATGGGAACGCCATGGCCATCGACTCGCGGGGTTACACCGACTATGTTTATACGGGCAAGGGTAGTTCCTCATTCGAGGCATTTTCGACTGACTCCGACGTACTATTTGCCCGGTACACGGACGGCAGCGTGGGCGAATACACGATGCTGGGCGGCAAATCCGTGAGCTATGATGGCAAGCCTCTGATCGTCTCGAATGATGCCCTGGAGTACTTTACGCTCAAGCAGGAGGAAAAAGGCGTGACGTTCAAGGTTAAGGCCGGCAGGAGCACGCAAATTCGATTATATCCCGCCATGTCGTCGGTAGTCTCCCGGCTAAAGATGGACGGCCGATCGTACAAGTTCGAGTCGACAGGCGACGGAGGGCTGCTGATCGATATAAGCGCCGGCGAGCACACGTTCGAAATTTAA
- a CDS encoding PIG-L deacetylase family protein: MKALFISPHTDDVELGAGGTLTKLMEKGWEILWVVFSTAESSLPEGTPPDTLRNEFLDVANSIGLKDNNLKIFDFQVRYLSSHRQEILDEMVKMKKEFSPNLVVGPSLDDNHQDHEVVAKETLRAFKDCASIICYELPWNHIAFNTQLFVKVKERHISKKIELLKRYKSQIELDRPYFQEDYIRGWAKMRGVQVKSEFAEAFEVVRWIV, from the coding sequence ATGAAAGCCCTGTTCATTTCCCCCCATACCGACGACGTGGAGCTCGGTGCCGGAGGCACGCTCACCAAGCTCATGGAGAAGGGCTGGGAGATCTTGTGGGTCGTGTTCTCGACGGCCGAGTCTTCGCTCCCCGAGGGCACGCCTCCCGACACGCTGCGCAATGAATTCCTGGACGTTGCGAACTCCATAGGCCTGAAGGATAATAACCTTAAGATATTCGACTTCCAGGTCAGGTACCTTTCCTCGCACCGCCAGGAGATCCTGGATGAGATGGTCAAGATGAAAAAGGAGTTCTCCCCGAACCTTGTCGTGGGGCCGTCGCTCGACGACAATCACCAGGATCACGAGGTCGTCGCCAAGGAGACCCTGAGGGCCTTCAAGGACTGCGCCTCCATAATCTGCTATGAGCTGCCCTGGAATCATATCGCGTTCAACACGCAGCTTTTCGTTAAGGTCAAGGAGCGGCATATCTCTAAAAAGATCGAGCTGCTGAAGCGTTATAAGAGCCAGATCGAGCTCGACCGGCCGTATTTCCAGGAGGACTATATCCGGGGCTGGGCGAAGATGCGGGGCGTCCAGGTGAAGTCGGAGTTCGCCGAGGCCTTTGAGGTTGTCCGCTGGATCGTCTAG
- a CDS encoding WbqC family protein: MKVAIHQPNYLPWWGFFEKMSRADVFVLLDTVQFSKDSFTQRTRIRTKDGWMWLTIPVRKEYHFKPINEVRLPEDGKWMKKHKASIVANYSKCEHYDEWLVDGYYGQEPRTLREFNEAGIFYLKKKLGIATRIVRASELGIATGLKATDLIIDIVKKAGGDTYISGSGGDKYQDASSYEANGIKLEYASIRPEEYKQRWGGFQPYMSALDRIFNVGGIRQ, translated from the coding sequence ATGAAAGTCGCCATACATCAGCCTAATTACTTACCGTGGTGGGGTTTTTTCGAGAAGATGTCCAGGGCCGACGTGTTCGTGCTCCTGGATACGGTGCAGTTCTCTAAGGACAGCTTTACGCAGCGCACCAGGATACGGACGAAGGACGGATGGATGTGGCTGACCATCCCGGTCAGGAAGGAGTACCACTTCAAGCCTATTAACGAGGTCCGCCTGCCCGAGGACGGCAAGTGGATGAAGAAACACAAGGCGTCCATCGTCGCGAACTACTCGAAGTGCGAGCACTACGACGAGTGGCTGGTGGACGGTTACTACGGGCAGGAGCCCCGGACTTTGCGGGAATTCAACGAGGCCGGGATCTTTTACCTGAAGAAGAAGCTGGGCATCGCTACGAGGATCGTCCGGGCGAGCGAGCTTGGTATTGCTACGGGCCTTAAGGCCACCGACCTTATCATCGATATAGTAAAGAAGGCCGGCGGAGACACGTACATTTCCGGCTCCGGAGGCGACAAGTACCAGGACGCGTCCAGCTACGAGGCTAACGGCATCAAGCTGGAATATGCCTCGATCCGGCCAGAAGAATATAAGCAGCGGTGGGGCGGCTTCCAGCCGTATATGAGCGCCCTGGACCGGATATTCAACGTCGGCGGGATAAGGCAATGA
- a CDS encoding DUF354 domain-containing protein: MRIVVDINHPAHVHCFRNFIREMEEKGHEVLITATKKDVSLKLLDNLRYRYVNLGSYGDSLIQKLINLPVIDLRMYRAVRKFNPDLFIGLGSIRAAHVSYALHKKSIIIDDTEISREQMMLFMPFVDTVCTPSNFRLDLGKKQVRFNAYKELAYLHPDYFKPDPGVLDSLGIKKGERFILVRFITWGASHDVGHHGISDRLAFVKELEKYGRVLISSEGELGPEFDPYRIDLPPEKFHDLLYYATLYIGEGGTTATEAALLGTHSILIDTSARECGNFYDLRSYGLLWFTGFTSEGMYIAKTLLHDGHLKEKGRQKLAKLLGEKIDLNKFIVWFVENYPLSFSQMKAEPGIQYRVG; the protein is encoded by the coding sequence ATGAGGATCGTTGTCGATATTAATCACCCTGCGCATGTGCATTGTTTCAGGAATTTCATCCGCGAGATGGAGGAGAAGGGCCATGAGGTGCTTATTACTGCCACGAAGAAGGACGTGTCCCTGAAGTTGCTGGATAATCTGCGGTATCGTTATGTGAACCTGGGGAGCTATGGCGATTCGCTTATCCAGAAGCTGATCAATTTGCCGGTCATCGATCTGCGGATGTACCGTGCGGTAAGGAAGTTCAATCCGGACCTGTTCATAGGCCTGGGATCGATCCGGGCTGCCCATGTGTCGTACGCACTGCATAAAAAATCGATAATCATCGACGACACGGAGATCAGCAGGGAGCAGATGATGCTCTTTATGCCGTTCGTGGACACCGTGTGCACGCCTTCTAATTTCCGGCTGGACCTGGGCAAAAAGCAGGTCCGCTTTAACGCTTACAAGGAGCTGGCATATCTCCACCCGGACTATTTCAAGCCCGACCCGGGGGTGCTTGATTCACTCGGGATCAAGAAGGGAGAGCGGTTCATACTTGTCCGCTTCATCACCTGGGGAGCGAGCCACGACGTGGGCCACCATGGCATCTCGGACAGGCTGGCGTTCGTTAAGGAGTTAGAGAAGTACGGGAGGGTGCTCATCAGCTCCGAGGGCGAGCTTGGGCCGGAATTCGACCCGTACAGGATCGACCTGCCGCCCGAGAAGTTCCACGACCTGCTCTACTATGCCACGCTGTATATCGGCGAGGGCGGCACGACGGCAACGGAAGCAGCCCTGCTGGGGACGCACTCGATCCTGATCGACACGTCCGCACGAGAGTGCGGGAACTTCTACGACCTGCGCTCCTACGGGTTGTTGTGGTTCACGGGCTTCACGTCGGAGGGCATGTACATCGCAAAGACGCTGTTACATGACGGCCACCTCAAGGAGAAGGGCCGCCAGAAGCTGGCGAAGCTCCTCGGGGAAAAGATCGACCTTAACAAGTTCATCGTATGGTTCGTTGAAAATTATCCGCTAAGCTTCTCTCAAATGAAAGCGGAGCCTGGCATACAGTACAGGGTAGGGTGA
- a CDS encoding glycosyltransferase family 2 protein gives MANNVAVIYDRMNPLTLGSIIAMSKKYVEKVYVVDGVDPRVTSIARSVGADVISQSGRSFGLNHIMVDYFDGAYVFLYGDGTHSPDNIPALLDRLRDGCDIAVGSARTAPCVDENVLYLNNKTSKAVFSGFMACSSKFMDKPLLERMSTDRVPVRDIYDNARGKGLKIDSVDMKGESPVLGMYRIGVVVPAYCEERLIGETLSGIPSYVSKVYVVDDCSTDGTPDVIKGVKDPRIVYIRHEVNKGVGAAIITGYKMALEDEMDVVAVMAGDNQMDPEQLPRLLMPVIDGKADYAKGNRLLSKDLRKGMSAWRSLGNFMLTMITKIGSGYWHITDPQNGYTAISRRALETLDLDSVYTYYGYCNDILIKLNAFGLRAVDVAMPARYGNERSHIKYSRFILKVAPMIFRGFLWRLKTKYIVLDFNPLVLFYASSMLLIPAGVLLGLWAVYQTVSGHYVSPNYLLFMAFVVFWGMMALLVAMVLDMQENKSRTLGGNW, from the coding sequence GTGGCCAACAATGTCGCCGTCATATACGACAGGATGAACCCGCTCACGCTGGGCAGCATCATCGCCATGTCGAAGAAATACGTGGAAAAGGTGTACGTGGTCGACGGGGTGGACCCCCGGGTGACGAGTATCGCCCGGTCCGTGGGCGCCGACGTCATCAGCCAGTCCGGCAGGTCGTTCGGGCTGAACCACATCATGGTGGACTACTTCGACGGGGCCTACGTCTTCCTTTACGGGGACGGGACGCACAGCCCCGACAATATCCCGGCGCTGCTCGACAGGCTCAGGGACGGCTGCGACATCGCCGTGGGCTCGGCCAGGACGGCGCCATGCGTGGACGAGAACGTGCTCTATTTGAATAACAAGACCTCGAAGGCCGTGTTCTCGGGCTTCATGGCGTGTTCCTCGAAGTTCATGGACAAGCCTCTCCTGGAGCGCATGTCCACGGACCGCGTGCCCGTCAGGGATATTTACGATAACGCCCGGGGCAAAGGGCTGAAGATCGATAGCGTGGATATGAAAGGGGAGTCTCCCGTGCTGGGCATGTACCGCATCGGCGTCGTCGTGCCTGCGTACTGCGAGGAACGCCTCATCGGGGAAACGCTCTCGGGCATACCGTCTTACGTCAGCAAGGTTTACGTTGTGGACGATTGCAGCACGGACGGGACGCCTGACGTCATAAAGGGCGTGAAAGACCCGCGCATCGTCTACATCCGCCACGAGGTCAACAAAGGCGTCGGGGCCGCCATCATAACGGGCTATAAGATGGCGCTGGAGGACGAAATGGACGTTGTGGCTGTCATGGCCGGGGACAACCAGATGGACCCCGAGCAATTGCCGAGGCTGCTGATGCCCGTCATCGACGGGAAAGCGGACTATGCGAAGGGAAATCGCCTGCTGTCGAAGGACCTGAGAAAGGGCATGAGCGCATGGCGCTCTCTCGGGAATTTCATGCTCACAATGATCACCAAGATCGGCAGCGGCTACTGGCATATCACCGACCCTCAGAACGGCTATACGGCCATTTCCCGGAGGGCGCTGGAGACCCTGGACCTCGACTCGGTCTATACCTATTACGGCTACTGCAACGACATTTTAATAAAGCTGAACGCGTTCGGCCTGCGGGCCGTCGACGTGGCGATGCCCGCCCGGTACGGCAACGAGCGCTCCCATATCAAGTACAGCCGCTTTATCCTGAAGGTGGCGCCCATGATCTTCCGGGGCTTCCTGTGGCGGCTCAAGACGAAGTACATCGTCCTGGACTTTAACCCGCTCGTGCTCTTCTACGCGTCGAGTATGCTCCTGATCCCGGCCGGGGTTCTTTTAGGTTTATGGGCGGTTTACCAGACAGTTTCGGGGCACTATGTATCCCCGAACTATCTGCTCTTTATGGCATTCGTCGTGTTCTGGGGCATGATGGCCCTGCTCGTCGCGATGGTGCTCGACATGCAGGAGAATAAGAGCCGGACATTGGGCGGGAACTGGTGA
- a CDS encoding UDP-N-acetylglucosamine 3-dehydrogenase, whose amino-acid sequence MRVGVIGAGIMGENHIRTYSQMSGVELAGIADVNETRVASLAQQYRTKGFTDYRELLKQDLDAVSIVVPTTLHLPVAMDVINSGTDLLVEKPIADSVANGEAIVRMAEKKKVKVMVGHIERFNPAVIKMKELIDSGELGKIVSVNTRRVGPYNPRIRDVGVILDIGVHDIDIISYLLGSEVSEVYAIAGADIHSQEDHASIMLRFGENKAGIVETNWLTPHKSRQFTVIGTGGVGYGDYMNQTVFIHDKEWVKEAKVDKIEPLRNELEHFMKYCQNGYSLIPTGEDGINALKVALASIESYKTKAVVRVKSLFSMRSSILGPSILTSNKVLLNAGLAAGKHRIMKKRPSEKV is encoded by the coding sequence GTGAGGGTCGGGGTCATAGGCGCCGGTATCATGGGCGAGAACCACATCCGCACGTACAGCCAGATGAGCGGCGTCGAGCTGGCGGGCATTGCCGACGTCAACGAGACCCGGGTGGCATCGCTCGCACAACAGTACAGGACCAAGGGCTTTACGGATTATCGCGAGCTTCTCAAGCAGGACCTGGACGCGGTAAGCATCGTCGTCCCGACGACGCTCCACCTGCCGGTGGCCATGGACGTCATCAACTCGGGCACGGACCTGCTCGTGGAAAAGCCCATAGCGGACTCGGTCGCCAACGGGGAGGCCATCGTCCGGATGGCGGAAAAGAAGAAGGTCAAGGTCATGGTCGGGCACATCGAGCGGTTCAACCCGGCCGTCATCAAGATGAAGGAGCTCATCGACAGCGGCGAGCTGGGAAAGATCGTCTCGGTCAACACTCGCCGCGTGGGCCCCTACAATCCCCGGATAAGGGACGTCGGCGTAATACTCGACATCGGCGTCCACGACATCGACATCATTTCCTACCTGCTGGGCAGCGAAGTATCCGAGGTCTACGCTATCGCCGGCGCTGACATCCACTCCCAGGAAGACCACGCGTCCATCATGCTCCGGTTCGGGGAGAACAAGGCTGGCATCGTCGAGACCAACTGGCTCACGCCCCACAAGTCCCGCCAGTTCACCGTGATCGGCACGGGCGGCGTCGGATATGGGGACTACATGAACCAGACCGTGTTCATCCACGACAAGGAATGGGTCAAGGAGGCCAAGGTGGACAAGATCGAGCCGCTAAGGAACGAGCTGGAGCACTTCATGAAGTACTGCCAGAACGGGTACTCCCTGATACCCACGGGAGAGGACGGCATCAACGCCCTCAAGGTGGCGCTCGCGTCCATCGAGTCCTACAAGACCAAGGCCGTGGTCCGGGTCAAGAGCCTGTTCAGCATGAGGTCGTCCATCCTGGGGCCGTCCATCCTGACGAGCAATAAAGTCCTGCTCAACGCAGGCCTGGCCGCCGGTAAGCACCGCATCATGAAAAAGAGGCCTTCCGAGAAGGTTTAG